A genome region from Acidobacteriota bacterium includes the following:
- a CDS encoding sigma-70 family RNA polymerase sigma factor, with the protein MESATFTSLRKDFPDFDAIVSHYHSRLYRIALRQLGNPEDAQDALQEALLLAYRHRDQFQGRSELVTWLTRIVINAARGQQRRRRARPASSLEEVTDAGLQFADHHPSPEAHCLDRERHERLRRLLGRLSEPLRQAVVLCELRGLSCAQAAARLGCKPSTLKCRLFRARQRLTQLACS; encoded by the coding sequence ATGGAAAGCGCAACATTTACGTCTTTACGGAAGGATTTTCCGGACTTTGACGCGATCGTGAGCCACTACCACAGCCGTTTGTACCGTATCGCGCTGCGGCAGTTGGGTAACCCCGAAGATGCCCAGGACGCCTTGCAGGAAGCCCTCCTGCTCGCCTACCGCCATCGCGATCAATTCCAGGGCCGCTCCGAATTGGTCACTTGGCTGACCCGAATTGTCATCAACGCTGCCCGCGGCCAGCAGCGCCGCCGCCGCGCCCGTCCGGCCTCCTCGCTCGAAGAAGTCACCGACGCCGGCTTACAGTTCGCCGATCATCACCCCAGCCCCGAGGCCCACTGCCTCGACCGCGAGCGTCACGAGCGCCTGCGCCGTCTTCTCGGCCGCCTGTCGGAGCCGCTGCGCCAGGCGGTGGTGCTGTGCGAGCTCCGCGGCCTGAGCTGCGCCCAGGCCGCCGCCCGTCTGGGCTGCAAACCCTCCACCCTCAAGTGC